A genomic window from Streptomyces brevispora includes:
- a CDS encoding FG-GAP repeat domain-containing protein: MRIRIARATATAAAGCACALLLTACAGSPPPGPDKNGDTPPTALSGLAGTERHPVPRGSGSHTPDDFNGDGHRDLVLNNLVKPATESHGDDAGIGIVYGSASRGLDPSVRRLLSAHANAAKVGGILPSAFDAEASCDLDQDGFTDLIVATDPPYDGIGRPPVPLQILFGSPEGLTGRAVALRIPDRARFGNEWPDHPVCGDFDGDGKPDLAVTASSGRFSFLRGPFTRDGRPHAVGGTVPGAGPALSAPEPRADTNGDGYDDLVYSARPHEPGTAAKGTLLLGSPDGPGRPGGPYRFKAPAHGLPAAPLPGKVSSTAPTETTLLIRYADFDGDKKPDTVVRTHRGETADLIALYPAATPDRPLITFTSALFGAG, encoded by the coding sequence GTGCGGATACGTATCGCAAGGGCGACGGCCACCGCTGCGGCCGGCTGCGCCTGCGCGCTCCTCCTGACGGCCTGCGCGGGCTCCCCGCCCCCCGGGCCCGACAAGAACGGCGACACCCCGCCCACCGCCCTCTCCGGCCTGGCGGGCACGGAGCGCCACCCCGTACCGCGCGGCAGCGGCAGCCACACCCCCGACGACTTCAACGGCGACGGCCACCGCGACCTCGTCCTCAACAACCTGGTGAAGCCGGCGACCGAGAGCCACGGCGACGACGCCGGCATCGGCATCGTGTACGGCTCCGCGTCCCGGGGCCTCGACCCGTCGGTACGCCGACTGCTCAGCGCGCACGCGAACGCCGCCAAGGTCGGTGGCATCCTCCCCTCGGCGTTCGACGCGGAGGCCTCGTGCGACCTGGACCAGGACGGCTTCACCGATCTGATCGTGGCCACCGACCCCCCGTACGACGGCATCGGCCGCCCGCCCGTGCCGCTGCAGATCCTCTTCGGCTCCCCCGAGGGCCTCACCGGCAGGGCGGTCGCGCTCCGCATACCGGACCGGGCCCGCTTCGGCAACGAGTGGCCCGACCACCCCGTCTGCGGCGACTTCGACGGTGACGGGAAGCCCGATCTGGCCGTGACGGCGAGCTCGGGCCGGTTCAGCTTCCTGCGCGGCCCCTTCACCCGCGACGGCCGCCCGCACGCCGTCGGCGGCACCGTCCCGGGCGCCGGCCCCGCGCTGTCCGCCCCCGAGCCCCGGGCGGACACGAACGGCGACGGCTACGACGACCTGGTGTACTCCGCCCGCCCCCACGAGCCCGGTACCGCCGCCAAGGGCACGCTGCTGCTCGGCAGCCCCGACGGACCGGGCCGGCCGGGCGGCCCGTACCGCTTCAAGGCCCCGGCCCACGGCCTCCCGGCGGCGCCACTGCCCGGCAAGGTGTCCTCCACCGCCCCCACGGAAACGACCCTCCTCATCCGCTACGCGGACTTCGACGGCGACAAGAAGCCGGACACGGTCGTGCGCACCCACCGCGGCGAGACGGCGGACCTGATCGCGCTGTACCCGGCGGCCACCCCGGACCGCCCGCTGATCACGTTCACCAGCGCGCTGTTCGGCGCGGGCTGA
- a CDS encoding Yip1 family protein: MAGFRIGRGRDNRTPQQAQQQPRQQPYGNQAPPPYGQQPWPPTGGNNAPHHGGAPHNGGYHPGGGYHGAGADEPEYFADPYPQPNQPHYPQHPQQPHQGDPYANNPGHTQAFSINEDPYGDGNTYRAGQAPAQPAGPRLHWKQLLSGIVTRPGPTFWQMRDYPVWGPALIVTFLYGLLALFGFDQARDDAIHAPVGNAIPYVIITGLGFVIGGLVLGAVTHTLARQLGGDGAWQPTVGLSMLIMSITDAPRLIFALFLGGENSLVQILGWVTWLAAAALFTSMVSKSHDLPWPKALGASAIQLIALVSLLKLGTI, encoded by the coding sequence GTGGCTGGATTCAGGATCGGACGCGGCCGGGACAACCGCACCCCGCAGCAAGCGCAGCAGCAACCGCGGCAGCAGCCGTACGGCAATCAGGCACCACCGCCGTACGGGCAGCAGCCATGGCCGCCGACGGGAGGAAACAACGCCCCGCACCACGGCGGCGCCCCGCACAACGGCGGCTACCACCCGGGCGGCGGTTACCACGGCGCCGGAGCCGACGAGCCGGAGTACTTCGCCGACCCGTACCCCCAGCCCAACCAACCTCACTATCCCCAGCACCCCCAGCAGCCGCACCAGGGCGACCCGTACGCCAACAACCCGGGCCACACCCAGGCCTTCAGCATCAACGAGGACCCCTACGGCGACGGCAACACCTACCGCGCCGGCCAGGCCCCCGCCCAGCCCGCAGGCCCGCGCCTGCACTGGAAGCAGCTGCTGAGCGGCATCGTGACGCGCCCCGGCCCGACGTTCTGGCAGATGCGCGACTACCCCGTCTGGGGCCCGGCGCTCATCGTCACGTTCCTCTACGGCCTGCTGGCACTGTTCGGCTTCGACCAGGCCCGCGACGACGCGATCCACGCCCCGGTCGGCAACGCCATCCCCTACGTCATCATCACGGGCCTCGGTTTCGTGATCGGCGGCCTGGTGCTCGGCGCGGTCACCCACACACTGGCCCGCCAGCTGGGCGGCGACGGCGCCTGGCAGCCGACGGTGGGCCTCTCCATGCTGATCATGTCGATCACGGACGCCCCCCGCCTGATCTTCGCGCTGTTCCTCGGCGGCGAGAACTCCCTGGTCCAGATCCTCGGCTGGGTCACCTGGCTGGCCGCGGCGGCCCTCTTCACCTCCATGGTGAGCAAGTCCCACGACCTGCCGTGGCCGAAGGCGCTGGGTGCGAGTGCGATCCAGCTGATCGCGCTGGTATCGCTCCTCAAACTGGGCACGATCTGA
- a CDS encoding phosphoribosyltransferase, which translates to MSDDARENLTYDGFGHAVRELAQAVADDGYEPDVVLSIARGGVFVAGGLAYALDCKNIHLVNVEFYTGVGTTLEMPVMLAPVPNVVDFSRKKVLIADDVADTGKTLKLVRDFCIDHVAEVRSAVIYEKSQSLVKCEYVWKKTDRWINFPWSVDKPVVRRNGQVLDA; encoded by the coding sequence ATGAGCGATGACGCGCGGGAGAACCTGACGTACGACGGGTTCGGGCATGCCGTGCGGGAGCTGGCGCAGGCCGTGGCCGATGACGGGTACGAGCCGGATGTGGTGCTGAGCATCGCGCGTGGCGGGGTCTTTGTCGCGGGCGGGCTGGCGTACGCGCTGGACTGCAAGAACATCCACCTGGTGAACGTGGAGTTCTACACCGGGGTGGGCACCACGTTGGAGATGCCGGTCATGCTGGCGCCCGTGCCCAACGTCGTCGACTTCTCGCGCAAGAAGGTCCTGATCGCCGACGATGTCGCCGATACCGGGAAGACGCTCAAGCTGGTGCGGGACTTCTGTATCGATCATGTCGCCGAAGTGCGCTCCGCGGTCATCTACGAGAAGTCGCAGTCGCTCGTGAAGTGCGAGTACGTGTGGAAGAAGACCGATCGCTGGATCAACTTCCCCTGGAGCGTGGACAAGCCCGTCGTGCGGCGCAACGGGCAGGTTCTGGACGCCTGA
- the dcd gene encoding dCTP deaminase → MLLSDKDIRAEIDAGRVRIDPFDTSMVQPSSIDVRLDRYFRVFENHRYPHIDPAVEQADLTRTVEPDGDEAFILHPGEFVLASTYEVISLPDDLASRLEGKSSLGRLGLVTHSTAGFIDPGFSGHVTLELSNLATLPIKLWPGMKIGQLCMFRLSSPSEFPYGSERYGSRYQGQRGPTASRSYMNFHRTQV, encoded by the coding sequence GTGCTTCTCTCAGACAAGGACATCCGGGCCGAGATCGACGCCGGACGCGTACGTATTGATCCGTTCGATACGTCGATGGTGCAGCCGTCGAGCATCGATGTGCGGCTCGACCGCTACTTCCGGGTGTTCGAGAATCACCGTTATCCGCACATCGATCCGGCTGTTGAGCAGGCCGATCTGACCCGCACCGTCGAGCCGGACGGGGACGAGGCGTTCATCCTGCACCCCGGTGAGTTCGTGCTCGCCTCGACGTACGAGGTCATCTCGCTGCCCGACGATCTTGCGTCGCGGCTGGAGGGCAAGAGTTCACTCGGCCGGCTCGGGCTGGTGACGCATTCGACGGCCGGGTTCATCGATCCCGGGTTCTCCGGGCACGTGACCCTCGAACTGTCGAATCTGGCGACGCTGCCGATCAAGCTCTGGCCGGGGATGAAGATCGGCCAGCTGTGCATGTTCCGGCTGAGTTCTCCGTCGGAGTTCCCTTACGGCTCCGAGCGGTACGGGTCGCGATACCAGGGGCAGCGCGGTCCGACCGCGTCGCGTTCGTACATGAATTTCCATCGGACGCAGGTGTGA
- a CDS encoding tyrosine-type recombinase/integrase produces MAVRKPQRRREFGTVRQLPSGRWQTRYWAPDGSRRTAPETFETRTEAQTWLTLIQADIERKHWVDPDAGSINFETYAMKWVEERGLSATTEELYRRLLRLHLLPAFASVNLDGITPPGVRTWRVERLGATGATTVAKSYRLLKAIMETAADDELIRRNPCRIRGAGSEKAKERPTATVEQVDALADAMGPRWRLMVYFGAYGPMRPEEQAALRRPDVTLESLAVKIRDAAPELTTGRRVEGDTKSAAGRRTVFLPAFLYIEVKRHLDWYAEKEPDGLLFVGERGAPFRRSTFGRKWRRARTKVGLPEGFRFYDLRHTGHTLSTQSGATLKDTMVRAGQSSEKAALIYQHSDAARQREVASGLDERVRSQRMQASQHKE; encoded by the coding sequence ATGGCCGTCCGTAAGCCGCAGCGGCGGCGCGAGTTCGGCACCGTTCGTCAGCTCCCGTCAGGGCGGTGGCAGACGCGCTACTGGGCTCCGGACGGCAGCCGTCGCACCGCCCCGGAGACCTTCGAGACGCGTACCGAGGCCCAGACCTGGCTCACGCTCATCCAGGCCGACATCGAGCGCAAGCACTGGGTTGATCCCGACGCCGGCTCGATCAACTTCGAGACGTACGCCATGAAGTGGGTCGAGGAACGCGGGCTCTCCGCCACCACGGAGGAGCTGTACCGAAGGCTCCTGCGCCTGCACCTGCTGCCCGCATTCGCCTCGGTGAATCTGGATGGCATCACGCCGCCGGGCGTGCGCACCTGGCGGGTCGAGCGGCTGGGGGCTACCGGTGCGACGACTGTCGCCAAGTCCTACCGCCTTCTCAAGGCCATCATGGAGACGGCGGCCGACGACGAGCTGATCCGCCGCAACCCCTGCCGGATCAGGGGCGCCGGCAGCGAGAAGGCCAAAGAACGCCCGACGGCCACCGTCGAACAGGTCGACGCGCTCGCCGACGCCATGGGGCCGAGGTGGCGGCTGATGGTCTACTTCGGTGCCTACGGGCCCATGCGCCCGGAGGAGCAGGCCGCCCTTCGGCGGCCCGACGTCACCCTCGAATCCCTCGCGGTCAAGATCCGCGACGCCGCACCCGAGCTGACCACCGGGCGTCGCGTCGAAGGCGACACCAAGTCGGCCGCGGGAAGGCGAACCGTCTTCCTGCCCGCCTTCCTGTACATCGAGGTGAAGCGTCACCTCGATTGGTACGCCGAGAAGGAACCCGACGGGCTCCTGTTCGTCGGGGAGAGGGGCGCACCCTTCCGCCGGTCCACCTTCGGCCGCAAGTGGCGCAGGGCTCGGACCAAGGTCGGCCTGCCGGAGGGCTTCCGCTTCTACGACCTCCGGCACACCGGCCACACCCTGTCCACCCAGTCGGGCGCCACGCTCAAGGACACGATGGTCCGCGCCGGCCAGTCTTCGGAGAAGGCTGCGCTGATCTACCAGCACTCTGACGCCGCGCGGCAACGGGAGGTGGCGTCGGGGCTGGATGAGCGGGTGCGCTCCCAGCGCATGCAAGCCTCTCAGCACAAGGAATGA
- a CDS encoding helix-turn-helix domain-containing protein, producing the protein MTTTDTLLTVEQAAERLGTGVRFIRRLIQERRIRYVKLGKPVRIPESAIAAYIEERTVPTLGDARSRFGKAA; encoded by the coding sequence GTGACCACTACCGACACCCTCCTCACCGTGGAGCAGGCAGCCGAGCGCCTGGGCACCGGCGTGCGCTTCATCCGGCGACTCATCCAGGAGCGCCGCATCCGCTACGTCAAGCTCGGCAAGCCCGTACGGATCCCTGAGAGCGCCATCGCCGCGTACATCGAGGAGCGCACCGTTCCGACTCTCGGCGACGCGCGTTCCCGCTTCGGGAAGGCAGCCTGA
- a CDS encoding helix-turn-helix domain-containing protein, which translates to MPDDEGNPEGVLLSGEENAAVRVKLEREKRGWSTTTLSDRMNDVGFDMNPSAVWRIENRKRRINLDEAIGFAEIFGVPLSNFVGPPSLATMGRAMELIDNVVAAYRASNRANHEARKARDQLDAYLADHPDIRKEADVMVSNAIATELMKSNEEYGPASDA; encoded by the coding sequence ATGCCGGATGACGAGGGAAACCCTGAGGGCGTGCTCCTCAGCGGTGAGGAAAACGCCGCTGTGCGGGTCAAACTGGAGCGCGAGAAACGCGGCTGGAGCACCACCACGCTGTCCGACCGCATGAACGACGTCGGCTTCGACATGAACCCGTCTGCGGTCTGGCGCATCGAGAACCGCAAGCGCCGGATCAACCTCGATGAGGCCATCGGCTTCGCCGAGATCTTCGGCGTCCCGCTCAGCAACTTCGTCGGGCCGCCCAGCCTGGCGACCATGGGCCGGGCCATGGAGCTGATCGACAACGTCGTTGCCGCCTACAGAGCCTCCAACCGTGCCAACCATGAGGCGCGGAAAGCTCGCGACCAGCTCGACGCCTATCTTGCCGACCACCCGGACATCCGTAAGGAGGCTGACGTGATGGTCTCCAACGCCATCGCCACCGAACTGATGAAGAGCAACGAAGAGTACGGGCCTGCCTCCGACGCATAG
- a CDS encoding DUF3631 domain-containing protein: MDDPAQSTPSLPDTAAVWPPVAIPGRPAEPVPPPAEEPEPAPASEGEAVLAELREQIRRYVVLPSGEAFTAVTLWVAATHLQTAWQHAPRLAVVGPAKRCGKSRLLDVITESVHDPLITVNASAAAVFRSITATPPTLLVDEADTLFGSAKVAEKNEEMRGLLNAGHQRNRPTLRVSGPNHEVSRFPTFAMAALAGIGDLPDTIMDRSIVIRMRRRRPGEKVAEFRTFRDTPPLHALRDRLVAWLTPLHAEAMELTPAMPVEDRAADTWQPLVSVADLAGGAWPDLARTACQIMAKHEAEHDQDRSSLGIRLLADIRRAFTTEGNPPALRTSRLLDILNQDDEMPWAEYTTHGLTPRGLQLLLKEYDISSVTRRFHGNVQARGFTRLQFADSWARYCPEPTPETTTGA, translated from the coding sequence ATGGACGATCCCGCCCAGAGCACGCCATCCCTTCCGGACACCGCCGCCGTATGGCCGCCGGTGGCCATACCCGGCCGCCCCGCCGAACCCGTACCGCCGCCCGCAGAGGAGCCCGAACCTGCTCCGGCGTCCGAGGGCGAGGCGGTGCTCGCGGAGCTGCGGGAGCAGATTCGCCGCTACGTCGTACTGCCGAGCGGGGAGGCTTTCACAGCTGTGACCCTGTGGGTTGCGGCTACGCACTTGCAGACGGCGTGGCAGCACGCTCCGCGACTGGCCGTCGTGGGGCCGGCGAAGCGGTGCGGCAAGTCGCGGCTGCTGGACGTGATCACCGAGAGCGTTCACGATCCGTTGATCACGGTCAACGCGTCGGCCGCCGCGGTGTTCCGGTCGATCACCGCCACACCGCCCACCCTGCTGGTCGACGAGGCCGACACTCTCTTCGGCTCCGCGAAGGTCGCGGAGAAGAACGAGGAGATGCGCGGCCTGCTCAACGCGGGGCACCAGCGCAACCGCCCCACCCTGCGGGTTTCCGGACCCAACCACGAGGTCTCGAGGTTCCCCACGTTCGCCATGGCGGCCCTCGCTGGCATCGGCGACCTGCCGGACACGATCATGGACCGGTCGATCGTGATCCGGATGCGGCGCCGCAGGCCGGGCGAGAAGGTGGCGGAGTTCCGTACTTTCCGTGACACCCCGCCGCTCCACGCGCTACGTGACCGGCTCGTCGCCTGGCTGACTCCCCTGCACGCCGAGGCGATGGAGCTGACACCGGCCATGCCGGTCGAAGACCGGGCGGCCGACACCTGGCAGCCGCTGGTGAGCGTCGCCGATCTCGCCGGCGGAGCATGGCCGGACCTCGCCCGCACCGCCTGCCAGATCATGGCCAAGCACGAAGCCGAGCACGACCAGGACCGCAGCAGCCTGGGCATCCGCCTCCTGGCCGACATCCGCCGCGCCTTCACCACTGAAGGCAACCCGCCGGCACTCCGCACCAGCCGGCTCCTCGACATCCTCAACCAGGACGACGAAATGCCCTGGGCGGAGTACACCACCCACGGACTGACCCCTCGGGGCCTGCAACTCCTGCTCAAGGAGTACGACATCAGCTCGGTCACCCGCCGCTTCCACGGCAACGTTCAGGCCCGAGGCTTCACCCGCCTGCAGTTCGCCGACTCCTGGGCCCGCTACTGCCCCGAGCCCACACCCGAAACGACGACCGGGGCCTGA
- a CDS encoding DUF2637 domain-containing protein has protein sequence MSSPAITAAPSAPLPLATAIRTGVSLLAVAAFALSYDALRQMAAASHIHRALTYAFPLVIDGFIAIGIGALLILRTAPLSARLYVSALVGVATATSIWANVLHAVRLNQQTRHTNLALDDITVGVISAIAPLALAGAVHFYLLVARRPTATDRHNSGDRHEPRAEHTIGKLAPPHATDTDTDVPQQPGKPGGKQSSVSLEQAVAIGRTAPLGRGNSVSRRNVEKAIRGNGFGMSRARLDKVKDLLQAELDVTTSAD, from the coding sequence TTGTCCTCCCCCGCCATCACCGCGGCACCGTCTGCCCCGCTGCCACTGGCCACCGCGATCCGCACGGGCGTGTCGCTGCTGGCCGTGGCCGCCTTCGCACTGTCCTACGACGCGCTGCGTCAGATGGCCGCCGCCAGCCACATCCACCGGGCGCTCACCTATGCCTTCCCGCTCGTCATTGACGGGTTCATCGCCATCGGGATCGGCGCCCTGCTCATCCTGCGGACCGCCCCCCTGTCCGCCCGCCTCTACGTCTCCGCCCTGGTCGGCGTCGCCACCGCCACAAGCATCTGGGCCAACGTCCTGCACGCCGTCCGCCTCAACCAGCAGACCCGCCACACCAACCTCGCCCTCGACGACATCACCGTCGGAGTCATCTCCGCCATCGCCCCGCTCGCCCTGGCCGGAGCCGTCCACTTCTACCTCCTCGTCGCCCGACGCCCCACAGCCACCGACCGCCACAACAGCGGCGACCGCCACGAACCCCGCGCGGAACACACCATCGGTAAGCTCGCGCCACCACACGCCACGGACACGGACACCGATGTGCCGCAGCAGCCCGGTAAGCCGGGAGGCAAGCAGTCGAGCGTTTCCCTGGAGCAGGCCGTGGCCATCGGCCGCACGGCTCCCCTCGGACGAGGCAACAGCGTTTCCCGCCGCAACGTCGAGAAGGCAATCCGGGGCAACGGATTCGGCATGTCACGCGCCCGCCTGGACAAGGTCAAGGACCTGCTGCAGGCCGAACTCGACGTCACCACAAGCGCCGACTGA
- the mobC gene encoding plasmid mobilization relaxosome protein MobC — protein sequence MAEELGRQGAPDRNKPVDTTTRTVLPQRAAQAAALHRVARRRQRKETQRKERVDVRYSTDEKTAILTVARSLNIAAAHYVGAVVMAHIHGDLTLPGQRTQLDDYIDELTALRGEVSKIGHNINQIAKKLNSGDRPHPGDTALLDHAERVLDTAGTAVRHIAAATNQAAATKGPR from the coding sequence GTGGCGGAGGAGCTCGGGCGCCAGGGGGCGCCCGACCGGAACAAGCCTGTCGACACCACCACCCGCACCGTGCTGCCGCAGCGCGCCGCCCAAGCCGCCGCACTGCACCGAGTCGCCCGCCGCCGTCAGCGCAAAGAGACCCAGCGCAAGGAACGCGTGGACGTCCGCTACAGCACCGACGAGAAAACAGCGATCCTCACCGTGGCCCGCTCGCTGAACATCGCCGCCGCCCACTACGTCGGCGCCGTCGTCATGGCCCACATCCACGGAGACCTCACGCTGCCTGGTCAGCGCACCCAGCTCGACGACTACATCGACGAACTCACCGCCCTCCGAGGTGAGGTCTCCAAGATCGGCCACAACATCAACCAGATCGCCAAGAAGCTCAACTCCGGCGACCGTCCACACCCTGGGGACACCGCACTCCTCGACCATGCGGAACGCGTCCTCGACACGGCCGGCACCGCCGTCCGCCACATCGCAGCAGCCACCAATCAGGCCGCCGCCACAAAGGGGCCACGGTGA
- a CDS encoding relaxase/mobilization nuclease domain-containing protein — protein sequence MIAKISSGKSTAGLIRYLYGPGRANEHTDPHLVASWDGFAPDPGRTDDTAATKKLLVADLDLRVQQARRLGRAPKQHVWHCSVRAAPGDRILDDAEWADIARRVVTATGIAPTDDPDGCRWVAVRHANDHIHIAATKIRGDLRTARHWNDYLTADRELAAVEKEYGLFQVVRGDRTAAKRPTRAEQEKARRTGHDKPARIRLRTLVRTAAAAATTTEEFLGLLTRTNGVLVEVLHFPSGEPRGYKVALEDDTNTEGEPVWFSGSELSPDLSLPKVQSRLAAAAIPASNPNGHLRTHPWHQATAATERIPHHLGQPDAEAAQAHLAALGEALDAVALAAPLDIRSELRAAASAFERATRSRIHAEHHHARALRGAVKAMLREPSPKDGALLAMFLDAALLAVIAASRWHDQRQHNQQTAAAHQTLLHLQAAYDRTSSGHLLAAGQRRPPQKVAVRYAQLIRQAAPAHADQVLADPAADALTTALAAAETAGHDPGRLLQQAADERALDDARSPARTLAWRVQRLSQRPAPSRQAQAAQARSTVLRPVALPQPAAPATPTATSRPRRR from the coding sequence GTGATCGCGAAGATCAGCAGCGGCAAGAGCACAGCCGGCCTCATCCGCTACCTCTACGGCCCCGGTCGGGCCAACGAACACACCGACCCGCACCTCGTCGCCTCCTGGGACGGCTTCGCACCCGACCCCGGCCGCACCGACGACACCGCCGCCACGAAGAAGCTCCTCGTGGCCGACCTCGACCTACGCGTCCAGCAGGCCAGGCGACTCGGCCGGGCCCCGAAGCAGCACGTGTGGCACTGCTCCGTCCGCGCAGCACCCGGCGACCGCATACTCGACGACGCCGAATGGGCGGACATCGCCCGCCGTGTCGTCACAGCAACCGGCATCGCCCCGACAGACGATCCGGACGGCTGCCGTTGGGTCGCCGTCCGGCATGCCAACGACCACATCCACATCGCCGCCACCAAGATCCGAGGCGACCTGCGCACCGCACGACACTGGAACGACTACCTCACCGCCGACCGCGAACTCGCAGCCGTCGAGAAGGAATACGGCCTCTTCCAAGTCGTACGCGGAGACCGCACCGCCGCGAAACGGCCCACCCGCGCCGAGCAGGAGAAGGCCCGCCGCACCGGCCACGACAAGCCCGCCCGCATCCGCCTGCGCACCCTCGTCCGCACAGCAGCGGCTGCCGCCACCACCACCGAGGAGTTCCTCGGCCTACTCACCCGCACCAACGGCGTCCTCGTCGAGGTCCTGCACTTTCCCTCCGGAGAACCACGCGGCTACAAAGTCGCCCTGGAAGACGACACGAACACCGAAGGAGAACCGGTGTGGTTCTCCGGCTCCGAGCTGTCACCAGACCTCTCCCTCCCCAAGGTCCAGAGCCGTCTCGCCGCAGCAGCCATCCCTGCCAGCAATCCCAACGGGCATCTACGGACGCACCCATGGCACCAAGCCACCGCAGCCACAGAACGCATCCCCCACCACCTCGGCCAGCCCGACGCCGAAGCCGCCCAGGCCCACCTGGCCGCCCTCGGCGAAGCACTCGACGCCGTGGCCCTCGCCGCACCGCTGGACATCCGTAGCGAACTCCGAGCGGCAGCCTCTGCCTTCGAACGGGCAACCCGTTCACGTATCCATGCCGAACACCACCACGCCCGCGCGCTGCGCGGGGCTGTGAAGGCCATGCTCCGCGAGCCATCACCCAAGGACGGAGCTCTTTTGGCGATGTTCCTCGATGCCGCGCTCCTGGCCGTCATCGCCGCCTCCCGCTGGCACGACCAGCGACAGCACAACCAGCAGACCGCAGCCGCCCACCAGACTCTGCTCCACCTCCAGGCCGCCTACGACCGAACCTCATCCGGGCACCTGCTCGCCGCCGGCCAGCGTCGACCGCCTCAGAAGGTCGCAGTCCGGTACGCCCAGCTCATCCGCCAGGCCGCCCCCGCACACGCCGACCAAGTCCTCGCCGACCCCGCCGCCGATGCGCTGACCACCGCATTGGCCGCCGCGGAGACCGCAGGCCACGATCCTGGACGCCTGTTGCAGCAGGCAGCGGACGAACGCGCCCTCGACGACGCCCGCTCCCCGGCACGCACACTGGCCTGGCGCGTACAACGGCTCTCGCAGAGGCCCGCTCCAAGCCGGCAAGCTCAGGCGGCACAGGCACGCAGCACCGTCCTACGCCCCGTAGCTCTCCCGCAGCCTGCGGCACCGGCCACACCCACCGCTACCTCTCGGCCTCGCCGGAGGTGA
- a CDS encoding NAD(P)-dependent oxidoreductase gives MTVVTVLHPGSMGAAVTAELVTGGHDVVWVSKGRSENTWRRAREAGAMACDSLAEALSRSTVVLSVCPPQAAEDVAAAVAAHAFAGAYVDVNAISPQRVQRIAEEIRPGSEVVDGAVFGPPPGEGRRARLYLAGAGPVVDLVEPLFANSSLDVRRAGEAIGSASALKMAFASYQKAARTLAGVSHALAHAHGVGDQLTAEAEIMVSAILSDPGYLPSVAARAWRWAPEMEEVADTLRAADLPADMAEATARALSFWEQDKDQYDLPVAQVLSQLRSGRTA, from the coding sequence GTGACCGTCGTGACCGTCTTGCACCCGGGATCCATGGGCGCGGCGGTCACCGCCGAGCTTGTCACCGGCGGCCACGACGTGGTGTGGGTTTCCAAGGGCCGCAGCGAGAACACGTGGCGACGCGCGAGGGAGGCCGGAGCCATGGCCTGCGACTCCCTTGCGGAAGCGCTGTCCCGTAGCACCGTCGTTCTCTCGGTCTGCCCTCCGCAGGCGGCGGAGGACGTGGCAGCGGCAGTGGCTGCGCACGCCTTCGCTGGGGCGTACGTCGATGTCAATGCCATCAGCCCGCAACGCGTGCAGCGCATCGCCGAGGAGATCCGTCCCGGCTCCGAGGTCGTCGACGGCGCCGTCTTCGGTCCGCCGCCAGGTGAAGGGCGTAGGGCACGGCTCTATCTCGCAGGGGCCGGCCCCGTCGTCGACCTGGTGGAGCCGCTGTTCGCGAACTCCTCACTGGATGTGCGCCGGGCAGGCGAGGCCATCGGTTCCGCTTCCGCCCTGAAGATGGCCTTCGCCAGTTACCAGAAGGCCGCTCGTACTCTCGCAGGGGTCTCCCACGCGCTCGCACACGCCCATGGAGTCGGCGACCAGCTCACCGCTGAAGCCGAGATCATGGTCTCGGCGATCCTCTCCGATCCGGGGTACCTGCCGAGCGTGGCTGCCAGGGCCTGGCGCTGGGCTCCCGAGATGGAAGAGGTCGCCGATACTCTCCGGGCGGCCGACCTGCCCGCGGACATGGCTGAGGCTACGGCTCGGGCCCTTTCGTTCTGGGAGCAGGACAAGGACCAGTACGACTTGCCGGTCGCGCAGGTCCTCTCTCAACTCCGCTCGGGAAGAACCGCTTGA